From a single Bremerella cremea genomic region:
- a CDS encoding efflux transporter outer membrane subunit has protein sequence MRNPRPHNNSPIIIGKLILGAVAATVLGLTGCLVGPDHIDPGAPFRSEWIPPLPPGVNQSFNDSVAWWTKFNDPILNSLIVRTAQQNLTLGQAAEKIAEARALRGIARGGLFPDIDGIASYTRRKQSGTGNTFGFSQIAPKPFNYWSSGFDATWEIDVFGAVRRRLQATTQDIEVAIEDHNALMVTLQGEVGANYITVRTYQRRIQFAERNIELQRLALRDAEVKLDAGTVTQLDVEQAKYNLYQTEAALPLLQQEMELAYHRLSALMGEPPSDLAQQITPNQQFPLLPEDIGVGLPIELIRQRPDIRSYERQLAAQAARIGVAVAELYPRFTITGTFSVDTTSFTRWFEPRSIAYASGPGVRWRLLDFGRVRSDIEVQRARWRGLVYAYQNSVVEAAAEVEDSLSKYRYSIQRAQSLRKAAVSARKAAEISKVQYDGGLIPFLTLLDAQRVQAELDDQTASAEGDIYLAVVSLYKALGGGWIDPFSVAQNPGDTVPSELVLPPPGDPNAPPLPSGPNAPAGPTGPVGPDLPMNLPANGADGLQPAEALPVPMPGSS, from the coding sequence ATGCGAAACCCAAGACCCCACAACAATTCGCCCATCATAATAGGCAAGTTGATCCTCGGTGCTGTCGCTGCGACGGTGCTGGGGCTCACTGGCTGCCTTGTTGGGCCAGACCATATCGATCCTGGAGCGCCGTTCCGCAGTGAATGGATACCTCCCTTACCTCCGGGGGTAAATCAATCGTTCAACGATTCGGTTGCCTGGTGGACAAAGTTTAACGACCCGATTCTCAACAGTTTGATCGTACGAACGGCTCAGCAAAACTTGACCCTCGGTCAAGCCGCTGAAAAGATCGCCGAAGCACGGGCGTTGCGTGGCATTGCTCGTGGCGGGCTATTCCCCGACATTGATGGCATCGCCAGCTACACACGCCGGAAGCAGTCGGGTACCGGTAACACGTTCGGCTTTTCGCAGATTGCCCCCAAGCCGTTTAACTACTGGTCGTCTGGCTTCGATGCCACCTGGGAAATCGATGTCTTCGGGGCTGTCCGTCGCCGCTTGCAGGCTACCACCCAAGACATTGAAGTGGCCATCGAAGATCACAATGCTCTGATGGTTACCCTTCAGGGTGAAGTTGGTGCCAACTATATCACCGTTCGTACCTACCAGCGTCGGATTCAGTTCGCTGAGAGAAATATCGAACTGCAACGGTTGGCTCTCCGAGATGCGGAAGTCAAGCTCGATGCTGGTACCGTCACTCAACTTGACGTTGAACAGGCCAAATACAACCTGTACCAAACAGAAGCCGCGTTGCCGCTGCTGCAGCAGGAAATGGAATTGGCTTACCATCGTCTGTCGGCACTGATGGGCGAACCTCCGTCCGATCTTGCCCAGCAGATCACTCCGAACCAGCAGTTCCCTCTGCTGCCGGAAGATATTGGCGTGGGGCTGCCTATCGAGTTGATTCGTCAGCGTCCAGACATTCGCTCCTACGAACGGCAACTGGCTGCTCAAGCTGCCCGTATTGGCGTGGCTGTGGCCGAATTGTATCCGCGTTTTACGATAACCGGTACGTTCTCGGTCGACACAACGTCGTTCACCCGTTGGTTCGAGCCGCGTAGTATTGCCTATGCCTCTGGTCCTGGGGTGAGATGGAGACTTTTGGACTTCGGCCGTGTTCGTAGTGACATCGAAGTTCAACGGGCTCGCTGGCGAGGTCTGGTCTACGCTTACCAGAACTCGGTTGTCGAAGCCGCTGCCGAAGTGGAAGATTCGCTCTCGAAATACCGTTACAGCATCCAACGTGCTCAAAGCTTGCGAAAAGCAGCGGTTTCCGCTCGCAAAGCGGCTGAGATCTCGAAGGTACAGTACGATGGGGGCTTGATCCCATTCCTCACGCTGTTGGACGCTCAACGTGTTCAGGCCGAACTCGACGACCAGACCGCCTCAGCTGAAGGAGACATTTACCTAGCAGTGGTCTCGCTTTACAAAGCCTTGGGTGGTGGTTGGATCGATCCCTTCTCGGTAGCACAGAATCCGGGCGATACCGTTCCCAGCGAACTCGTATTGCCACCACCAGGCGATCCGAACGCTCCACCGCTTCCTTCGGGGCCCAACGCCCCGGCGGGCCCAACCGGCCCGGTGGGACCGGATCTTCCTATGAACCTACCGGCCAATGGAGCGGACGGCCTGCAGCCGGCTGAAGCACTACCAGTTCCCATGCCAGGTAGTAGTTAG
- a CDS encoding aspartate carbamoyltransferase catalytic subunit: METPGFLEPFQGRWTKRHLLDLESLTSDEITLLLDVAQAFKDSTENCRRKLSILTGRTSVNLFFEDSTRTRTSFSLAARRLGADVVEFSASSSSLSKGETLLDTAKTIESMCIDTLVCRHKAPGTPQMLAKNLDCGVINAGDGPHEHPTQGLLDILTIRQHRGTLAGKTVAMVGDIAHSRTARSNIWGLQKLGAHVIVCGPSTLVSRRWEEFGVEVSHDLDSILPRCDVLNLLRIQFERQYTRPFPSVREYALLYAMDRKRMERAKSDILIMAPGPINRGVEITPEVADGEHSVILHQVNNGLAVRMAAMWLLNDGRATS; this comes from the coding sequence ATGGAGACGCCTGGGTTTCTCGAGCCCTTTCAAGGCCGCTGGACTAAGCGGCATTTGCTCGATTTAGAAAGTTTGACGTCGGACGAAATCACCCTTCTTCTCGACGTTGCACAAGCGTTCAAAGACTCCACTGAAAACTGCCGACGTAAATTATCGATCCTTACCGGTCGCACGTCCGTGAATCTGTTTTTCGAGGACTCGACACGTACTCGAACCAGCTTTTCCTTGGCCGCCCGTCGCTTGGGCGCGGATGTCGTCGAGTTTTCAGCCTCCAGCAGCAGCCTCTCGAAAGGGGAAACCTTGCTGGACACGGCCAAGACGATCGAATCGATGTGCATCGATACGCTCGTTTGCCGCCACAAGGCTCCTGGCACTCCGCAAATGCTGGCCAAAAACCTGGATTGTGGGGTCATCAACGCAGGGGACGGCCCCCACGAGCACCCCACTCAAGGCCTGCTCGATATCCTCACAATCCGTCAACACCGGGGCACGCTGGCCGGCAAAACGGTTGCGATGGTTGGCGATATCGCCCATAGCCGGACGGCCCGCTCGAATATCTGGGGGCTGCAAAAACTGGGTGCCCACGTGATCGTTTGCGGCCCCTCGACACTCGTTTCCCGCCGCTGGGAAGAGTTCGGTGTCGAAGTATCGCACGATCTCGATTCCATTTTACCCCGCTGCGACGTGCTGAATTTGCTGCGTATTCAGTTCGAGCGACAGTACACCCGACCATTTCCTTCCGTTCGCGAATACGCCTTGCTATATGCGATGGACCGCAAACGGATGGAGCGTGCCAAATCGGACATCCTGATCATGGCCCCAGGCCCGATCAACCGTGGCGTGGAAATCACCCCGGAAGTCGCTGACGGCGAGCATTCCGTCATCCTTCACCAGGTCAACAATGGGCTCGCCGTGCGAATGGCAGCGATGTGGCTATTGAACGACGGTCGCGCCACATCGTAG